One Lysobacter silvisoli DNA window includes the following coding sequences:
- a CDS encoding LuxR family transcriptional regulator, whose product MHRFAPLLALTALLAAAPAFAAPSTQSPLIGRWSLDVTTLPMPAAVRPQRVDLEFRTAANHQWTTRVDIVDQAGAKMHSESTLALDGTPGRATGTYWVDVLAAYMPKPDVLVMQFVYEKIPRSTRVYTVSDDGNVLTETETYFTSDGTPKMRIAHFSRAAAAP is encoded by the coding sequence ATGCACCGATTCGCCCCCCTACTGGCCCTCACCGCCCTACTAGCAGCCGCCCCCGCCTTCGCCGCCCCGTCCACCCAGTCCCCCCTCATCGGCCGCTGGTCCCTGGACGTCACCACCCTCCCCATGCCCGCGGCCGTACGCCCCCAGCGCGTAGACCTCGAATTCCGCACCGCCGCCAACCACCAATGGACCACCCGCGTCGACATCGTCGACCAGGCCGGCGCCAAGATGCACTCCGAATCCACCCTCGCCCTCGACGGCACCCCCGGCCGCGCCACCGGCACCTACTGGGTCGACGTCCTCGCCGCCTACATGCCCAAACCCGACGTCCTGGTCATGCAGTTCGTCTACGAAAAAATCCCCCGCTCCACCCGCGTCTACACCGTCAGCGACGACGGCAACGTGCTCACCGAAACCGAAACCTACTTCACCTCCGACGGCACCCCGAAGATGCGC